In a genomic window of Tripterygium wilfordii isolate XIE 37 chromosome 8, ASM1340144v1, whole genome shotgun sequence:
- the LOC120003803 gene encoding ras-related protein RABA3-like, protein MNEEMNGVEAHTSSPRHLENINGEEKIEYVFKIVVIGDSAVGKTQLLSRFAKNEFCFDSKSTIGVDFQTRTVTIKGKVIKAQIWDTAGQERYRAVTSAYYRGALGAIIVYDITKRPSFDHVARWVEELRANADNSIVMAMTGNKADLVDERAVPTEDAVEFADDQGLFFFETSAFSGANVDIAFFKLLEEIYSVTSKKSLEASNGIPNGSTDHASSSLKGSKIDVISGADLEISEIKKLSACSC, encoded by the exons ATGAATGAAGAGATGAATGGCGTGGAAGCTCATACTAGCAGTCCTCGTCACTTAGAGAATATTAATGGAGAAGAGAAAATAGAGTATGTGTTCAAGATAGTGGTGATCGGTGACTCCGCAGTGGGGAAGACTCAGTTGCTGTCAAGGTTTGCAAAGAATGAGTTCTGTTTTGACTCCAAGTCCACAATTGGTGTCGATTTCCAGACCAGGACTGTCACCATTAAAGGCAAAGTCATCAAGGCCCAGATCTGGGATACTGCAGGCCAAGAAAG GTACCGAGCAGTTACCAGTGCATATTACAGAGGTGCGCTGGGGGCCATAATTGTCTACGACATCACCAAGAGACCTTCCTTTGATCACGTCGCGAGGTGGGTCGAGGAGCTCCGGGCCAACGCAGACAATTCAATAGTGATGGCGATGACTGGAAACAAAGCCGATCTTGTGGACGAACGGGCGGTCCCAACAGAAGACGCTGTTGAGTTCGCGGACGATCAGGGCCTCTTCTTCTTTGAAACATCAGCTTTTAGTGGTGCAAATGTGGACATTGCATTCTTTAAGCTGCTTGAAGAAATTTACAGTGTCACTTCTAAGAAGTCATTGGAAGCCAGCAATGGAATACCAAATGGAAGTACTGATCATGCCTCCTCGTCGCTTAAAGGCTCGAAGATCGATGTTATTTCAGGGGCCGATCTGGAGATTAGCGAGATCAAGAAATTATCTGCCTGTTCTTGTTGA
- the LOC120003325 gene encoding cilia- and flagella-associated protein 251-like encodes MGACASVPKGLKTDMGDAAPAPEPAKEEEQQQVPAVETKEEVKVEQEEKKAEEVVAPKEEKTENDKKSLGTLLDEKEEEKKEEAAEEKKVTEEVKPEPAKEEKLEEKKEEPKTEAPAVAEPPIYEEEVKKPVEENKEEKKEDK; translated from the exons ATGGGAGCTTGTGCTAGTGTTCCTAAGGGCCTGAAAACTGACATGGGTGACGCAGCACCAGCCCCCGAGCCGGCTAAGGAGGAGGAGCAGCAGCAGGTTCCTGCTGTGGAGACCAAGGAGGAGGTTAAGGTTgagcaagaagaaaagaaggctGAAGAAGTAGTTGCACCTAAGGAGGAAAAAACTGAGAATGATAAGAAATCTCTTGGAACGTTGCTCGATGAG aaagaagaagaaaagaaggaagaagccGCAGAGGAAAAGAAGGTGACTGAGGAGGTTAAACCAGAGccagcaaaagaagaaaaactagaggaaaagaaagaggagcCAAAGACTGAGGCACCCGCCGTTGCTGAACCACCAATATAtgaagaagaagtgaagaagCCGGTAGAGGAGAAtaaggaagagaagaaagaagacaaGTGA